The uncultured Fibrobacter sp. genome includes the window ATAGGGTACGTTCGGGTCAATCTGGAACTGAGTCGCCGGTGCAACATGCACAATCTGGCGTCCCATGTTCACTTCGAATTGGTGATGGTAATGACCAGCGTAAATGTGGGTCAAGTTCTTGATACCCGCAAGTACTTGCTGGACTTCGACCATGTTTTCAAGGTGGTAACGCAAGTCCATGAAACGGTGACCACAGAAACAAGGCGGATGATGCATGAAGAGAATGACTTCGCCCTTGATCTTCGAAGCTTCTTCTTGCAACCATGTCAACTGTTCCTGTGAAACATTCCCGCATCCGCTATCCAGGAAGAACATTGTCTTGCCTTCCAAGTCGTAGCGGTAGAAACATCTGTCGCCATGAATCCTCGATTCAATATCAAAATACTTGCGCATGATATTGAGGTCATCATGGTTACCGGGAATAATGCACCACGGACTCTTGTAGTCCTTCAATAAAGATGCAACGTATTCGTATGCACCGGGTTCTGAATGTTCAGAAAGATCGCCAGACAACACCAAAAGATCCAGGTCTTGCATAGACTCGGAATCTAGAGCTTTGCGGAAATTGGCGCAAACGTCGATTCCCTGTACGAGCTCGTTTCCGTTTCCAATATGGATATCGGATACCTGACCTATTTTAAGGATCTTTGATGACATTTTGTCTGTACAATATAACTTTTAAAATGGCCCAGAGCGCTAGATTTTTCCACTTTTTTGCCAAATGTGACCCATATCATACCGATTTTCAACATAATTTGGTGTATCATCTGTGAATTGGTATTGAAAATTCACCTTCAACACTTATCAACATTGAAAAAAGTGAACAGAATGAAAGTTTTCAACATTTATACCCACTGATTTTAGTTTTATAACTTTTTGACCATCAATGAGTTATGTTTTCAATTTCACAATTCTATCCACTATTCACGGCACTAATTACTATTACTATTTATATAAATAATTAGTGTTTATTGATATAGGTGTGGATTTGACTTAAAGGTCTAAATCCTTGGGGCCCTTAACCGGCTGCTGCTTAGGCTGCTGTTGAGGAGCAGGCTGTGCTGCCTGGGCAGGAGCGACCTGAGGAGCACCCATCTGGCAGTTACCCTGGAAGATAGCGCCTTCCTGGATAATGAGACGCTTGGTCTTGATATTGCCTTCGAACTGGGAAGTGCTTTCGAGGATGAGCTTATCAGAGCAATCGATGTTGCCCTTGACAGAACCGGCAACCACTGCAGTGGTAGTCTTGATATCAGCTTCGACCACGCCCTGACGTTCGACGATAAGTTCACCTTCGATAGTGATGCCGCCAATGACGTTACCAGCAACGCGCACGTCGCTGTTGCCGCTGATGTCGCCCTTAATGGTCACGCTGTGACCGATCTGAGTGATTTCCTGTTCTTTTGTAGCCATTTTATACCTCGTATGGTTAATAGTTTATGAAAAGCTCGGGATCCATTTCCTTGCCATCTTTAGTTATAGAATAGTGCAAGTGCGGGGCACTGCTGTTTCCCGTATTCCCGACTGTTCCTATAATTTCGCCCTTCCCGACATTGCGGCCCTTTCGAGTACGAATGTCTTTTAAGTGAGAGTAACTGGTAATATAACCATTTTGATGATCGATGACGACTGTGTTTCCCAGTTCGTCTTTCTGTCCGGCGTATTCTACGACTCCGCTACCCGATGCAAACACCGGATTTCCGACTTGGGCCGAAAAGTCGGTCCCAAGGTGGTCGTCCATTTCGCTGAATTTCTTGCTCACGATTCCCACTACCGGAATCACGTTCGGAATATGTTCCAGACGAACCTTGTCTTCGTGCGATTTCCAACCGCCTTCGTAATCGACATCGATTTTTTGTGAAGGCGTGTGGGCGAACCTGCTCTTGTCGATAAGGCTGTTGACCTTGCCCGAATCGTTTTCGATGAACGTGCCCAGGATATTCTGGATTCGTTCTTCGAGAACCCAGAGTGAATCGATTCTCAAGAAGAGTTCTTCGTAGTTGGCGTTTTGCTTTACGAGCTGTCCGTTTGCGGTGCGGATTTTTTCGTAGTTCACCATCATGCGGCCAATTCGGCCTGCATTATATATAAGGAATCCCGAAGCTACAACCAGTATGACCAGGAAGATTTTCAGGAAAAGGAACCACTTCGTGTTGATACGATAGCTCTTGATTTCCTTGGAGTCTTCCGGAATAATTTGAACTTTATAGTACTTGCTCATTTAGCGTTCCATGAGTTCCTGGATTCGGTTAAGGTCGTCCATGGAATAATAGTTAATAACGATTGAACCTTTGGTCTCGGTCGAAGCACTCGGGTTAATTTGGACCTTGGTGCCAAAGAAGGTTTCGAGGCGGGACTCGAATTGTTTCATGTCGGCGCTCAGTTCCGGCTTCGGCTTGGCTTCGACTTCGGGCTTGTGGACTTCCGGCTGGTCTTCGTCTGCTGGTGCAGCCTGTTCTGGCTGGGCTGCCTTCGGTTCTTCGCCGCGGGCAATCGCTTCGATTTGGCGGACGTTCAAGCCTTCTTCGATAATTCGCTTGGCGACTTCTTCAGGATTCTGGATCTTGTCGCTGCAAAGGGCGCGAGCGGCACCGCCCGAAATTTTTCCTTCTTCTATCCACAAAAGTACGACTTCCGGGAGCTTGAGGAGGCGGAGACTGTTGGTAATTGCAGAGCGCGACTTACTCACAATCTTGGACAGATCTTCGTGAGTGTAGCCGTGATTATCGATCAATTGTTGATAAGATTTGGCGACTTCGACCGGGTTCAGGTCGACACGCTGGATATTTTCAATGAGGGCCCATTCGGCCATGGCCTTGTCGTCAAGGTTTTCATAAACCTGGGCCTTGATGGTCTGGAGTCCGGCAAGCTTGGTGGCACGAGTACGGCGTTCACCGCTAATAAGCTGGTAACGGTCGCCCACCTTGCGAACGGCGATCGGCTGGATCAACCCGTGCTGTTCGATAGATTCTGCAAGTTCGACCAGTTCGTCGTCGCTGAAAACCTTACGCGGCTGGAACGGGTTCGGGTCGATAAGTTCGACATTGATTTCGACGACTTTCTGGGAGTTATCAACAGTTTCGGATTTTTCGGCAGAGTTCTGCGAACTATTTTCGCCGGATTGTGGATTGGACTGTTGAATGTCGGAGGCTGCCGGAGCGGAGTGATCCTTGAGGATATCGGCGAGGCTGCGACCCAATGCGAAAGACTTTTTACCCATTTACTACTTTCCCTTGTTCAAGATTTCTTCGGCGAGTTTCATGTACGCTTGTGCACCACTGCTCTGTACATCGTAAAGGATGGCGGGCTTGCCGTGGCTCGGTGCTTCGGAGAGTTTCACGTTTCTCGGAATCATTGCCTGGAAAACGGTGTCGCTCAAGTTTTCACGTACTTCTTCGGCGACCTGCTTGCAGAGGCTCAGGCGGGAATCGTACATGGTGAGGAGCGCACCTTCGATCTTGAGGTTTGCGTTCAGGTTTTTCTGAACTTCGCGGATAGTCTTGAAAAGTTCGGTCATACCCTGCAGGGCGTAGTATTCGCACTGCACCGGAATCAAGACGCTGGTAGCTGCAGTCAGAACGTTCAGTGTCAAAAGGTTCAGGCTCGGAGGAGCATCGATGATGATGAATTCGAAAGACTGCTTGAGTACATTCATCACGCGTTCGAGACGACGTTCGCGGCTCATGGCGTTCACTAGTTCAATTTCCATGACGGCAAGGTCCGGGCCAGAAGTGATGACCTTGAGGTAATCGAGACTCGTATCGAGGATAGCTTCCTTGATATTGTCATAGGTAATATTGTCCGGATTGTCGGCCATATTCAGGACTTCGTGGATATCCACATCTTGAAGTTCATTGTAGCCGAGACCCTGCGACGCGTTACCCTGCGGGTCCATGTCGATAAGGAGTGTCTTCTTTTCTAATGCGGCAAAACTGGCGGCCAGGTTGACGGCGGTCGTGGTCTTGCCCACGCCACCTTTCTGGTTGCAGACTGCTATCACTTTACTCATTCATTACCTCGAGTGACTAAGGCGTAAACTTGTTCTTCCTGCGGGAGTGCATATTTATATATGTGTACTGCCGGATCATTTTCCAGGTGAACAATATTGTTGAAACTTTTCAGCGTGAGGAATTTTCCACCGCCCTTCAAACCGGGCTGGGCACGTTCCCAGTCGTTTTCGAAAGTCGAAAGGGCGCGGCAACTCACATAGTCAAGGTAGGCAAGTCCCGAAGTTTCGAAACGCTTGCCCACGACGGTCAAGTTATCCAGGTGCAGTTTTTCCTTGGCGAACTTCATGAATTCCACACGCATGTGGCGGGGTTCGACTGCAAAGAATTCCACCTGAGGCATTACGATAGCGAGCGGGAAAATCGGACAACCTGCCCCCGCGCCCATATCGGCCCATTTGGAACCTGCCGGAATATCCTTCATTATAATATAGGGAACCAACGAATCGGCTATGTGTCTGCTCAAGAATTTCTCGGAGTCCTTTGCCGAAATCAGGTTACCAAATTGCTTGGTCTCTACCACCAAGTCTGCAAAATCATAAAGCTTGCCGAGTACATCTTCGGACAGCTGCACACCATGTTCCGTCAAGAACTGGTTCAAAAGATTCTGCTGATTTTTGTTTTCTCTATAACTCATATAATACTAGGAACGATGCTATCGCATGTTTGCTCCTTCGGAGCCAACTCGCTTCGGTTCGGCAATGAAAATACACAAGTGTATTTTCGCTGCGCTCACCTCGCTAACGTTCCACGTGGAACATTTTTGATAGAACATTCCGAACATAATTTAGTATTCCTAATTAACAAATTCAAAAAAAAGGGCTTGCGCCCTTTCACTTTTTAAAAATATCCGTGGATAAGTTTTTGATAAATGTGGATTTTGTGTTTATAAAAAAGGATAGTCTTACTTCGCCGATGTTCCACGTGGAACACTCATGATATATTTTTTGTTAACGGGGCGGCCGAGGAGGTCAAAATGTTTGTCCTTTTCGGGGATAAATGCCGGCTTGTTTTTGCGGAGGATCGAGGTGGTGGAATTGGGACCGACTTTGACAAAGAAATACTTTGTATTGTTATTACTGTAAGATAAGGTGAATCCTGTTTCTGTAGTTTCTATGAGTTCTTGATAGGTTTCGGTAATTGACTTGACGTATGTATCGCCATTCTTTTCAAGTGTATAATTGGTTGTATTGCATGTATTTTCATTTTCGGGATCAGGTGTTCTTATATGACTTCCAAAGTTATAAGGTGTGCCGTCTGAATACCATCTTTCATCATATAAGGTGTCATTGCGTAAGAAAATGCTGTTGACGATTTCTAGTGAATCTGGTTTACCTGAGTCTAGACCATAGATGTATTTGTATGTGGAATCCTTTCCTAGGAAAAGAATACTAACATCTGACTGATCATAATTGAGATTTGTGCTGGTTAATTTGATTGTGGATTCTGTTGTTTCTTTTGTTTGCTTGTAATTATATGTGTCACATTTTCCTTTACTATAACATTCGACGACACTATCTAAACTATTATCGGTATAGTAATATTTAGAGGATGAATAATAGATTTTGCCCTCATCTACAAAGCTGGGGGCGTATGAGCTATCTGGACGATAATTGTTATTCATTCCGAATTCAAGATAGGCGCTGCGTAAAAATTCGAGGCAGTTTACAGCATGCACATTCAGTGCGATAAAGGATAGAATGAGGATTAGTTTTTTCATATAGGAAAATATAGTAAAAGGTTTTATGTTTGCTTGGTTGTGTTCCACGTGAAACACAACCAAGGTTACCAAGCAAAAATGTGCTCGCATATTTTTCCTCATAGAGGATAACTCAACTACGAAACTAAAGTTTCAAGTTTCATATATATTTGGGAACCGCAGGGTGTCGGACTTTGGCGAAGCCAAAGGCCAAACATCTCACTTCCTATAATATATAGTGGTATATTCGTTGCCGCCCATGCAGGGGCCGGGGGCTTTGATGTATCTGTTATGGTCGAACTTGATTGATTTCTGGAT containing:
- a CDS encoding metallophosphoesterase; the protein is MSSKILKIGQVSDIHIGNGNELVQGIDVCANFRKALDSESMQDLDLLVLSGDLSEHSEPGAYEYVASLLKDYKSPWCIIPGNHDDLNIMRKYFDIESRIHGDRCFYRYDLEGKTMFFLDSGCGNVSQEQLTWLQEEASKIKGEVILFMHHPPCFCGHRFMDLRYHLENMVEVQQVLAGIKNLTHIYAGHYHHQFEVNMGRQIVHVAPATQFQIDPNVPYFNLKSAAPGWQLIEWGEKFVETTVYFE
- a CDS encoding polymer-forming cytoskeletal protein, which codes for MATKEQEITQIGHSVTIKGDISGNSDVRVAGNVIGGITIEGELIVERQGVVEADIKTTTAVVAGSVKGNIDCSDKLILESTSQFEGNIKTKRLIIQEGAIFQGNCQMGAPQVAPAQAAQPAPQQQPKQQPVKGPKDLDL
- a CDS encoding M23 family metallopeptidase codes for the protein MSKYYKVQIIPEDSKEIKSYRINTKWFLFLKIFLVILVVASGFLIYNAGRIGRMMVNYEKIRTANGQLVKQNANYEELFLRIDSLWVLEERIQNILGTFIENDSGKVNSLIDKSRFAHTPSQKIDVDYEGGWKSHEDKVRLEHIPNVIPVVGIVSKKFSEMDDHLGTDFSAQVGNPVFASGSGVVEYAGQKDELGNTVVIDHQNGYITSYSHLKDIRTRKGRNVGKGEIIGTVGNTGNSSAPHLHYSITKDGKEMDPELFINY
- a CDS encoding ParB/RepB/Spo0J family partition protein yields the protein MGKKSFALGRSLADILKDHSAPAASDIQQSNPQSGENSSQNSAEKSETVDNSQKVVEINVELIDPNPFQPRKVFSDDELVELAESIEQHGLIQPIAVRKVGDRYQLISGERRTRATKLAGLQTIKAQVYENLDDKAMAEWALIENIQRVDLNPVEVAKSYQQLIDNHGYTHEDLSKIVSKSRSAITNSLRLLKLPEVVLLWIEEGKISGGAARALCSDKIQNPEEVAKRIIEEGLNVRQIEAIARGEEPKAAQPEQAAPADEDQPEVHKPEVEAKPKPELSADMKQFESRLETFFGTKVQINPSASTETKGSIVINYYSMDDLNRIQELMER
- a CDS encoding ParA family protein — protein: MSKVIAVCNQKGGVGKTTTAVNLAASFAALEKKTLLIDMDPQGNASQGLGYNELQDVDIHEVLNMADNPDNITYDNIKEAILDTSLDYLKVITSGPDLAVMEIELVNAMSRERRLERVMNVLKQSFEFIIIDAPPSLNLLTLNVLTAATSVLIPVQCEYYALQGMTELFKTIREVQKNLNANLKIEGALLTMYDSRLSLCKQVAEEVRENLSDTVFQAMIPRNVKLSEAPSHGKPAILYDVQSSGAQAYMKLAEEILNKGK
- a CDS encoding RsmG family class I SAM-dependent methyltransferase, which translates into the protein MSYRENKNQQNLLNQFLTEHGVQLSEDVLGKLYDFADLVVETKQFGNLISAKDSEKFLSRHIADSLVPYIIMKDIPAGSKWADMGAGAGCPIFPLAIVMPQVEFFAVEPRHMRVEFMKFAKEKLHLDNLTVVGKRFETSGLAYLDYVSCRALSTFENDWERAQPGLKGGGKFLTLKSFNNIVHLENDPAVHIYKYALPQEEQVYALVTRGNE